From a region of the Synechococcus sp. PCC 7502 genome:
- a CDS encoding ATP-binding protein yields MNLSSSLGVVVQGSLSQGLEVRLNGDISVEDMRVGKFLVVQGKRSRFFCMLTDVSLGTSSQRILINPPDPSNTFLAEVLSGTTTFGTINLMPMLMFTPPDPLDILIDIKKTKGKKQTPEYAVIRQLGHLNHGEPDQEVSLQPVKTVPSHFSQVFDAVENDFKIIFGSEDNPLKRNFAIGQPIDMPVPICLDLDRFVERSNGVFGKSGTGKSFLTRLLLSGVIRKQAAVNLIFDMHSEYGWEAAREGKKFSTVKGLRQLFPAQVQIYTLDPESTLRRGVRDAQELYISYDQIDVEDLMLIKDELNLSEASLENAIILRNEFGKNWITRLLAMSNVEIQTFCEEKMGSKSSIMALQRKLNRLDDLKYIKSSCPHNYIKQILDAIAAQKHIVIEFGSQSNLLSYMLATNIITRRIHHEYVRKAEKFLQTKNICDRPQQLMITIEEAHKFLAPMTAKQTIFGTIAREMRKYFVTLLVVDQRPSGIDNEVMSQIGTRITALLNDEKDIEAIFTGVAGSTNLRSVLSKLDSKQQALVLGHAVPMPVVIQTRAYDDQFYREVGEVPWEEISTSEVLRVAEVAKADLGF; encoded by the coding sequence ATGAATTTATCATCATCTTTAGGGGTAGTTGTCCAAGGCTCTTTAAGTCAGGGTTTAGAGGTCAGACTAAATGGCGATATTTCTGTGGAAGATATGCGTGTTGGTAAATTTTTAGTAGTCCAAGGCAAGCGATCGCGATTCTTTTGTATGCTCACGGACGTAAGTTTAGGTACTTCTAGTCAGCGCATTTTAATTAATCCTCCCGATCCAAGTAATACTTTTTTAGCTGAAGTTTTATCAGGAACTACCACCTTTGGCACCATTAATTTAATGCCAATGCTAATGTTTACACCGCCCGATCCCTTGGATATTTTGATTGATATTAAGAAAACCAAGGGCAAAAAGCAAACACCCGAATATGCTGTTATCCGTCAACTAGGGCATTTAAATCATGGCGAACCAGATCAAGAAGTAAGCCTGCAACCAGTCAAAACTGTTCCTAGTCATTTCAGTCAGGTATTTGATGCCGTTGAAAATGATTTCAAAATAATTTTTGGTTCAGAAGATAATCCCCTCAAACGCAATTTTGCGATCGGGCAGCCCATTGATATGCCTGTGCCGATTTGTTTAGACTTAGATCGCTTTGTGGAAAGGAGTAATGGGGTTTTTGGAAAATCGGGAACGGGAAAATCCTTCTTAACCAGACTTCTGCTTTCAGGGGTAATTCGCAAACAAGCCGCCGTGAATTTAATCTTTGATATGCACTCTGAATATGGCTGGGAAGCAGCGAGGGAAGGTAAAAAATTTAGTACTGTTAAGGGCTTACGACAGCTATTTCCTGCCCAAGTCCAAATTTATACCCTTGATCCAGAGTCAACTTTGCGACGTGGTGTAAGAGATGCCCAAGAACTTTACATCAGCTACGATCAAATTGATGTGGAAGATTTGATGCTCATTAAGGATGAATTAAATCTATCGGAAGCAAGCTTAGAAAATGCCATTATCCTTCGCAATGAATTCGGCAAAAACTGGATTACCCGCCTTCTGGCGATGTCTAATGTGGAAATTCAAACATTTTGTGAAGAAAAGATGGGGAGTAAATCCTCGATCATGGCTCTACAACGCAAGTTAAATCGACTTGATGATCTTAAATATATTAAAAGTAGCTGTCCCCATAATTATATTAAGCAAATCTTGGATGCGATCGCTGCTCAAAAACATATAGTTATCGAGTTCGGCTCCCAATCAAATCTCCTTTCCTATATGTTGGCAACTAATATTATTACTCGGCGGATTCACCATGAGTATGTGCGTAAAGCTGAGAAGTTTCTTCAGACTAAAAATATATGCGATCGCCCCCAACAACTCATGATCACCATTGAAGAGGCCCATAAATTTCTGGCTCCCATGACCGCAAAACAAACCATTTTTGGCACGATCGCCCGAGAAATGCGGAAATATTTTGTAACTTTGTTAGTAGTAGATCAACGACCATCGGGTATAGATAATGAAGTTATGTCCCAAATTGGTACGAGAATTACTGCTCTCCTAAATGATGAAAAAGATATCGAAGCAATTTTTACAGGGGTAGCTGGGAGTACAAACCTGCGATCGGTACTGTCTAAACTGGATTCTAAACAGCAAGCTTTAGTTCTGGGTCATGCCGTTCCTATGCCAGTAGTGATCCAAACTCGCGCCTATGATGATCAGTTCTATCGAGAAGTCGGCGAAGTGCCCTGGGAAGAAATATCTACATCTGAGGTCTTAAGAGTAGCTGAAGTTGCCAAGGCAGATTTAGGTTTTTAG